The following proteins are encoded in a genomic region of Oncorhynchus keta strain PuntledgeMale-10-30-2019 chromosome 35, Oket_V2, whole genome shotgun sequence:
- the LOC127915810 gene encoding mucin-2-like isoform X16, whose product MCCSSRSLQTLLHPGHSRPYSIQVTPDPTPARSLQTLLQPGHSRPYSIQVTPDPAPSRSLQTLLHPGHSRPYSIQVTPNPTPDPTPARSLQTLLRPGHSRPYSGQVTPDPTPARSLQTLLRPGHSRPYSGQVTPDPTPARSLQTLLQPGHSRPYSSQVTPDPTPARSLQTLLQPGHSRPYSIQVTPDPTPSRSLQTLLHPGHSRPYSSQVTPDPTPSRSLQTLLQTLLQPGHSKPYSRPYSSQVTPNPTPDPTPARSLQTLLQPGHSSQVTPDPTPSRSLQTLLQTLLQPGHSKPYSRPYSSQVTPNPTPDPTPARSLQTLLQPGHSSQVTPDPTPSRSLQTLLQTLLQPGHSKPYSRPYSSQVTPNPTPDPTPARSLQTLLQTLLQPGHSRPYSSQVTPARSLQTLLQPGHSSQVTPDPTPARSLQPGHSRPYSIQVTPNPTPDPTPARSLQTLLQTLLQPGHSRPYSRPYSSQVTPDPTPARSLQTLLHPGHSRPYSIQVTPDPTPSRSLQTLLHPGHSRPYSIQVTPNPTPDPTPARSLQPGHSRPYSSQVTPDPTPARSLQTLLHPGHSRSKVICVVHPGHSRPYSIQVTPDPTPSRSLQTLLQTLLQPGHSRPYSSQVTPDPTPSRSLQTLLHPGHSRPYSIQVTPDPTPSRSLQTLLQTLLRPGHSSQVTPDPTPARSLQTLLQPGHSRPYSGKVTPDPTPSRSLQTLLHPGHSKPYSRPYSGQVAPDPTPARSLQTLLRPGRSRPYSGQVAPDPTPARSLQTLLRPGRSRPYSGQVAPDPTPARSLQTPLRPGHSRPHSGQVTPDPTPARSLQTPLRPGHSRPYSGQVTPDPTPSRSLQTLLHPGHSKPYSIQVTPNPTPDPTPARSLHPGHSRPYSIQVTPDPTPSRSLQTLLQTLLRPGHSSQVTPDPTLARSLQTLLHPGHSRPYSIQVTPDPRLYVLLIQVTPDPTPSRSLQTLLHPGHSRPYSIQVTPNPTPDPTPARSLQPGHSRSYSSQVTPDPTPARSLQTLLRPGHSRPYSIQVTPNPTPDPTPARSLQTLLQPGHSKLYSGQVTPDPRLYVLFIQVPSTSGDASKTGH is encoded by the exons ATGTGTTGTTcatccaggtcactccagaccctactccatccaggtcactccagaccctactccatccaggtcactccagaccctactccagccaggtcactccagaccctactccagccaggtcactccagaccctactccatccaggtcactccagaccctgctccatccaggtcactccagaccctactccatccaggtcactccagaccctactccatccaggtcactccaaaccctactccagaccctactccggccaggtcactccagaccctactccggccaggtcactccagaccctactccggccaggtcactccagaccctactccggccaggtcactccagaccctactccggccaggtcactccagaccctactccggccaggtcactccagaccctactccggccaggtcactccagaccctactccagccaggtcactccagaccctactccagccaggtcactccagaccctactccagccaggtcactccagaccctactccagccaggtcactccagaccctactccatccaggtcactccagaccctactccatccaggtcactccagaccctactccatccaggtcactccagaccctactccagccaggtcactccagaccctactccatccag GTCACTCCAAACcctactccagaccctactccagccaggtcactccaaaccctactccagaccctactccagccaggtcactccaaaccctactccagaccctactccagccaggtcactccagaccctactccagccaggtcactccagccaggtcactccagaccctactccatccAG gtcactccaaaccctactccagaccctactccagccaggtcactccaaaccctactccagaccctactccagccaggtcactccaaaccctactccagaccctactccagccaggtcactccagaccctactccagccaggtcactccagccaggtcactccagaccctactccatccaggtcactccaaaccctactccagaccctactccagccag gtcactccaaaccctactccagaccctactccagccaggtcactccaaaccctactccagaccctactccagccaggtcactccaaaccctactccagaccctactccagccaggtcactccagaccctactccagccaggtcactccagccaggtcactccagaccctactccagccaggtcactccagccaggtcactccagaccctactccagccag gtcactccagccaggtcactccagaccctactccatccaggtcactccaaaccctactccagaccctactccagccaggtcactccaaaccctactccagaccctactccagccaggtcactccagaccctactccagaccctactccagccaggtcactccagaccctactccagccaggtcactccagaccctactccatccaggtcactccagaccctactccatccaggtcactccagaccctactccatccaggtcactccagaccctactccatccaggtcactccagaccctactccatccaggtcactccaaaccctactccagaccctactccggccaggtcactccagccaggtcactccagaccctactctagccaggtcactccagaccctactccagccaggtcactccagaccctactccatccaggtcactccagaTCCAAGGTTATATGTGTTGTTcatccaggtcactccagaccctactccatccaggtcactccagaccctactccatccaggtcactccaaaccctactccagaccctactccagccaggtcactccagaccctactccagccaggtcactccagaccctactccatccaggtcactccagaccctactccatccaggtcactccagaccctactccatccaggtcactccagaccctactccatccAG GTCACTCCAAACcctactccagaccctactccggccaggtcactccagccaggtcactccagatcctactccagccaggtcactccagaccctactccagccaggtcactccagaccctactccggcaaggtcactccagaccctactccatccaggtcactccagaccctactccatccaggtcactccaaaccctactccagaccctactccggcCAGGTCGctccagaccctactccggcCAGGTCGctccagaccctactccggcCAGGTCGctccagaccctactccggcCAGGTCGctccagaccctactccggcCAGGTCGctccagaccctactccggcCAGGTCGctccagaccctactccggcCAGGTCGCTCCAGACCCCACTCcggccaggtcactccagaccccactccggccaggtcactccagaccccactccggccaggtcactccagaccccactccggccaggtcactccagaccccactccggccaggtcactccagaccctactccggccaggtcactccagaccctactccatccaggtcactccagaccctactccatccaggtcactccaaaccctactccatccaggtcactccaaaccctactccagaccctactccggcCAGGTCACTccatccaggtcactccagaccctactccatccaggtcactccagaccctactccatccaggtcactccaaaccctactccagaccctactccggccaggtcactccagccag gtcactccagaccctactctagccaggtcactccagaccctactccatccaggtcactccagaccctactccatccaggtcactccagaTCCAAGGTTATATGTGTTGCTcatccaggtcactccagaccctactccatccaggtcactccagaccctactccatccaggtcactccagaccctactccatccaggtcactccaaaccctactccagaccctactccggccaggtcactccagccaggtcactccagatcCTACTctagccaggtcactccagaccctactccggccaggtcactccagaccctactccggccaggtcactccagaccctactccatccAGGTCACGCCAAACCCTACTCCAGACCCTACCCcggccaggtcactccagaccctactccagccaggtcactccaaacTCTACTCCGGCCAGGTCACTCCAGATCCAAGGTTATATGTGTTGTTCATCCAGGTCCCCAGTACGTCAGGAGATGCCTCtaaaaccggccactag
- the LOC127915810 gene encoding mucin-2-like isoform X15, producing MCCSSRSLQTLLHPGHSRPYSIQVTPDPTPARSLQTLLQPGHSRPYSIQVTPDPAPSRSLQTLLHPGHSRPYSIQVTPNPTPDPTPARSLQTLLRPGHSRPYSGQVTPDPTPARSLQTLLRPGHSRPYSGQVTPDPTPARSLQTLLQPGHSRPYSSQVTPDPTPARSLQTLLQPGHSRPYSIQVTPDPTPSRSLQTLLHPGHSRPYSSQVTPDPTPSRSLQTLLQTLLQPGHSKPYSRPYSSQVTPNPTPDPTPARSLQTLLQPGHSSQVTPDPTPSRSLQTLLQTLLQPGHSKPYSRPYSSQVTPNPTPDPTPARSLQTLLQPGHSSQVTPDPTPSRSLQTLLQTLLQPGHSKPYSRPYSSQVTPNPTPDPTPARSLQTLLQTLLQPGHSRPYSSQVTPARSLQTLLQPGHSSQVTPDPTPSRSLQTLLQTLLQPGHSKPYSRPYSSQVTPDPTPDPTPARSLQTLLQPGHSRPYSIQVTPDPTPSRSLQTLLHPGHSRPYSIQVTPDPTPSRSLQTLLQTLLRPGHSSQVTPDPTLARSLQTLLQPGHSRPYSIQVTPDPRLYVLFIQVTPDPTPSRSLQTLLHPGHSKPYSRPYSSQVTPDPTPARSLQTLLHPGHSRPYSIQVTPDPTPSRSLQTLLHPGHSKPYSNQVTPNPTPTRSLQTLLQTLLRPGHSSQVTPDPTPARSLQTLLQPGHSRPYSGKVTPDPTPSRSLQTLLHPGHSKPYSRPYSGQVAPDPTPARSLQTLLRPGRSRPYSGQVAPDPTPARSLQTLLRPGRSRPYSGQVAPDPTPARSLQTPLRPGHSRPHSGQVTPDPTPARSLQTPLRPGHSRPYSGQVTPDPTPSRSLQTLLHPGHSKPYSIQVTPNPTPDPTPARSLHPGHSRPYSIQVTPDPTPSRSLQTLLQTLLRPGHSSQVTPDPTLARSLQTLLHPGHSRPYSIQVTPDPRLYVLLIQVTPDPTPSRSLQTLLHPGHSRPYSIQVTPNPTPDPTPARSLQPGHSRSYSSQVTPDPTPARSLQTLLRPGHSRPYSIQVTPNPTPDPTPARSLQTLLQPGHSKLYSGQVTPDPRLYVLFIQVPSTSGDASKTGH from the exons ATGTGTTGTTcatccaggtcactccagaccctactccatccaggtcactccagaccctactccatccaggtcactccagaccctactccagccaggtcactccagaccctactccagccaggtcactccagaccctactccatccaggtcactccagaccctgctccatccaggtcactccagaccctactccatccaggtcactccagaccctactccatccaggtcactccaaaccctactccagaccctactccggccaggtcactccagaccctactccggccaggtcactccagaccctactccggccaggtcactccagaccctactccggccaggtcactccagaccctactccggccaggtcactccagaccctactccggccaggtcactccagaccctactccggccaggtcactccagaccctactccagccaggtcactccagaccctactccagccaggtcactccagaccctactccagccaggtcactccagaccctactccagccaggtcactccagaccctactccatccaggtcactccagaccctactccatccaggtcactccagaccctactccatccaggtcactccagaccctactccagccaggtcactccagaccctactccatccag GTCACTCCAAACcctactccagaccctactccagccaggtcactccaaaccctactccagaccctactccagccaggtcactccaaaccctactccagaccctactccagccaggtcactccagaccctactccagccaggtcactccagccaggtcactccagaccctactccatccAG gtcactccaaaccctactccagaccctactccagccaggtcactccaaaccctactccagaccctactccagccaggtcactccaaaccctactccagaccctactccagccaggtcactccagaccctactccagccaggtcactccagccaggtcactccagaccctactccatccaggtcactccaaaccctactccagaccctactccagccag gtcactccaaaccctactccagaccctactccagccaggtcactccaaaccctactccagaccctactccagccaggtcactccaaaccctactccagaccctactccagccaggtcactccagaccctactccagccaggtcactccagccaggtcactccagaccctactccagccaggtcactccagccag gtcactccagaccctactccatccaggtcactccaaaccctactccagaccctactccagccaggtcactccaaaccctactccagaccctactccagccaggtcactccagaccctactccagaccctactccagccaggtcactccagaccctactccagccaggtcactccagaccctactccatccaggtcactccagaccctactccatccaggtcactccagaccctactccatccaggtcactccagaccctactccatccaggtcactccagaccctactccatccaggtcactccaaaccctactccagaccctactccggccaggtcactccagccaggtcactccagaccctactctagccaggtcactccagaccctactccagccaggtcactccagaccctactccatccaggtcactccagaTCCAAGGTTATATGTGTTGTTcatccaggtcactccagaccctactccatccaggtcactccagaccctactccatccaggtcactccaaaccctactccagaccctactccagccaggtcactccagaccctactccagccaggtcactccagaccctactccatccaggtcactccagaccctactccatccaggtcactccagaccctactccatccaggtcactccagaccctactccatccAGGTCACTCCAAACCCTACTCCAACCAGGTCACTCCAAACCCTACTCCAACCAGGTCACTCCAAACcctactccagaccctactccggccaggtcactccagccaggtcactccagatcctactccagccaggtcactccagaccctactccagccaggtcactccagaccctactccggcaaggtcactccagaccctactccatccaggtcactccagaccctactccatccaggtcactccaaaccctactccagaccctactccggcCAGGTCGctccagaccctactccggcCAGGTCGctccagaccctactccggcCAGGTCGctccagaccctactccggcCAGGTCGctccagaccctactccggcCAGGTCGctccagaccctactccggcCAGGTCGctccagaccctactccggcCAGGTCGCTCCAGACCCCACTCcggccaggtcactccagaccccactccggccaggtcactccagaccccactccggccaggtcactccagaccccactccggccaggtcactccagaccccactccggccaggtcactccagaccctactccggccaggtcactccagaccctactccatccaggtcactccagaccctactccatccaggtcactccaaaccctactccatccaggtcactccaaaccctactccagaccctactccggcCAGGTCACTccatccaggtcactccagaccctactccatccaggtcactccagaccctactccatccaggtcactccaaaccctactccagaccctactccggccaggtcactccagccag gtcactccagaccctactctagccaggtcactccagaccctactccatccaggtcactccagaccctactccatccaggtcactccagaTCCAAGGTTATATGTGTTGCTcatccaggtcactccagaccctactccatccaggtcactccagaccctactccatccaggtcactccagaccctactccatccaggtcactccaaaccctactccagaccctactccggccaggtcactccagccaggtcactccagatcCTACTctagccaggtcactccagaccctactccggccaggtcactccagaccctactccggccaggtcactccagaccctactccatccAGGTCACGCCAAACCCTACTCCAGACCCTACCCcggccaggtcactccagaccctactccagccaggtcactccaaacTCTACTCCGGCCAGGTCACTCCAGATCCAAGGTTATATGTGTTGTTCATCCAGGTCCCCAGTACGTCAGGAGATGCCTCtaaaaccggccactag
- the LOC127915810 gene encoding mucin-2-like isoform X31 produces MCCSSRSLQTLLHPGHSRPYSIQVTPDPTPARSLQTLLQPGHSRPYSIQVTPDPAPSRSLQTLLHPGHSRPYSIQVTPNPTPDPTPARSLQTLLRPGHSRPYSGQVTPDPTPARSLQTLLRPGHSRPYSGQVTPDPTPARSLQTLLQPGHSRPYSSQVTPDPTPARSLQTLLQPGHSRPYSIQVTPDPTPSRSLQTLLHPGHSRPYSSQVTPDPTPSRSLQTLLQTLLQPGHSKPYSRPYSSQVTPNPTPDPTPARSLQTLLQPGHSSQVTPDPTPSRSLQTLLQTLLQPGHSKPYSRPYSSQVTPNPTPDPTPARSLQTLLQPGHSSQVTPDPTPSRSLQTLLQTLLQPGHSKPYSRPYSSQVTPDPTPARSLQPGHSRPYSIQVTPNPTPDPTPARSLQTLLQTLLQPGHSRPYSRPYSSQVTPDPTPARSLQTLLHPGHSRPYSIQVTPDPTPSRSLQTLLHPGHSRPYSIQVTPNPTPDPTPARSLQPGHSRPYSSQVTPDPTPARSLQTLLHPGHSRSKVICVVHPGHSRPYSIQVTPDPTPSRSLQTLLQTLLQPGHSRPYSSQVTPDPTPSRSLQTLLHPGHSRPYSIQVTPDPTPSRSLQTLLQTLLRPGHSSQVTPDPTPARSLQTLLQPGHSRPYSGKVTPDPTPSRSLQTLLHPGHSKPYSRPYSGQVAPDPTPARSLQTLLRPGRSRPYSGQVAPDPTPARSLQTLLRPGRSRPYSGQVAPDPTPARSLQTPLRPGHSRPHSGQVTPDPTPARSLQTPLRPGHSRPYSGQVTPDPTPSRSLQTLLHPGHSKPYSIQVTPNPTPDPTPARSLHPGHSRPYSIQVTPDPTPSRSLQTLLQTLLRPGHSSQVTPDPTLARSLQTLLHPGHSRPYSIQVTPDPRLYVLLIQVTPDPTPSRSLQTLLHPGHSRPYSIQVTPNPTPDPTPARSLQPGHSRSYSSQVTPDPTPARSLQTLLRPGHSRPYSIQVTPNPTPDPTPARSLQTLLQPGHSKLYSGQVTPDPRLYVLFIQVPSTSGDASKTGH; encoded by the exons ATGTGTTGTTcatccaggtcactccagaccctactccatccaggtcactccagaccctactccatccaggtcactccagaccctactccagccaggtcactccagaccctactccagccaggtcactccagaccctactccatccaggtcactccagaccctgctccatccaggtcactccagaccctactccatccaggtcactccagaccctactccatccaggtcactccaaaccctactccagaccctactccggccaggtcactccagaccctactccggccaggtcactccagaccctactccggccaggtcactccagaccctactccggccaggtcactccagaccctactccggccaggtcactccagaccctactccggccaggtcactccagaccctactccggccaggtcactccagaccctactccagccaggtcactccagaccctactccagccaggtcactccagaccctactccagccaggtcactccagaccctactccagccaggtcactccagaccctactccatccaggtcactccagaccctactccatccaggtcactccagaccctactccatccaggtcactccagaccctactccagccaggtcactccagaccctactccatccag GTCACTCCAAACcctactccagaccctactccagccaggtcactccaaaccctactccagaccctactccagccaggtcactccaaaccctactccagaccctactccagccaggtcactccagaccctactccagccaggtcactccagccaggtcactccagaccctactccatccAG gtcactccaaaccctactccagaccctactccagccaggtcactccaaaccctactccagaccctactccagccaggtcactccaaaccctactccagaccctactccagccaggtcactccagaccctactccagccaggtcactccagccaggtcactccagaccctactccatccaggtcactccaaaccctactccagaccctactccagccag gtcactccaaaccctactccagaccctactccagccag gtcactccagaccctactccagccaggtcactccagccaggtcactccagaccctactccatccaggtcactccaaaccctactccagaccctactccagccaggtcactccaaaccctactccagaccctactccagccaggtcactccagaccctactccagaccctactccagccaggtcactccagaccctactccagccaggtcactccagaccctactccatccaggtcactccagaccctactccatccaggtcactccagaccctactccatccaggtcactccagaccctactccatccaggtcactccagaccctactccatccaggtcactccaaaccctactccagaccctactccggccaggtcactccagccaggtcactccagaccctactctagccaggtcactccagaccctactccagccaggtcactccagaccctactccatccaggtcactccagaTCCAAGGTTATATGTGTTGTTcatccaggtcactccagaccctactccatccaggtcactccagaccctactccatccaggtcactccaaaccctactccagaccctactccagccaggtcactccagaccctactccagccaggtcactccagaccctactccatccaggtcactccagaccctactccatccaggtcactccagaccctactccatccaggtcactccagaccctactccatccAG GTCACTCCAAACcctactccagaccctactccggccaggtcactccagccaggtcactccagatcctactccagccaggtcactccagaccctactccagccaggtcactccagaccctactccggcaaggtcactccagaccctactccatccaggtcactccagaccctactccatccaggtcactccaaaccctactccagaccctactccggcCAGGTCGctccagaccctactccggcCAGGTCGctccagaccctactccggcCAGGTCGctccagaccctactccggcCAGGTCGctccagaccctactccggcCAGGTCGctccagaccctactccggcCAGGTCGctccagaccctactccggcCAGGTCGCTCCAGACCCCACTCcggccaggtcactccagaccccactccggccaggtcactccagaccccactccggccaggtcactccagaccccactccggccaggtcactccagaccccactccggccaggtcactccagaccctactccggccaggtcactccagaccctactccatccaggtcactccagaccctactccatccaggtcactccaaaccctactccatccaggtcactccaaaccctactccagaccctactccggcCAGGTCACTccatccaggtcactccagaccctactccatccaggtcactccagaccctactccatccaggtcactccaaaccctactccagaccctactccggccaggtcactccagccag gtcactccagaccctactctagccaggtcactccagaccctactccatccaggtcactccagaccctactccatccaggtcactccagaTCCAAGGTTATATGTGTTGCTcatccaggtcactccagaccctactccatccaggtcactccagaccctactccatccaggtcactccagaccctactccatccaggtcactccaaaccctactccagaccctactccggccaggtcactccagccaggtcactccagatcCTACTctagccaggtcactccagaccctactccggccaggtcactccagaccctactccggccaggtcactccagaccctactccatccAGGTCACGCCAAACCCTACTCCAGACCCTACCCcggccaggtcactccagaccctactccagccaggtcactccaaacTCTACTCCGGCCAGGTCACTCCAGATCCAAGGTTATATGTGTTGTTCATCCAGGTCCCCAGTACGTCAGGAGATGCCTCtaaaaccggccactag